Genomic window (Elusimicrobiaceae bacterium):
TCCGCAGCAGATCGCCTTTATAAAAAAGCATCCGCCCGGTACCCAGGGCGGCGGAATCAAACACATCGTTGCCGCGCATTTCCTGAAACAGGTCCTTCACCAGCTGTTTGTCAACTTTCCCGCTGCGGGTTGTTATCTTGCCCGACGACTGAACCCGCACCGTCGTGCGGCCGTTCACGGCGGCTTCAATATAAGTCTGAGAAGCCTCGCCTTTGGGAAAAAGACGCAGCCACACGGTTTCCACCTCCACCGCGGTATCCCCCTTAACCAGCGCCGCCGCTGGCATGACGCCGGCCAGCACGACACAAACCGATAAAACACTTTTCTTCATAACCGTTCCGCCTTTAATCATGATAGCCTACGCCAAAAGCTCGATTGTTTTAGAAGGGCTCTGCGCGCCTTTTATCAGCCGCACAAGCCTGCGCTCCACGCCCAGCTCCTCCGCCGCCGCGGCCAGCGCTTCAGCGGTGGCGAGCCCGCGTTCGGCAGGCGCTTTCACCCAGATCTCCAGCGTATCCTCCGCCTTGCGCAGAA
Coding sequences:
- a CDS encoding DUF167 family protein; protein product: MPRYIKLRVHPGSKKARVLRKAEDTLEIWVKAPAERGLATAEALAAAAEELGVERRLVRLIKGAQSPSKTIELLA